Below is a genomic region from Homo sapiens chromosome X, GRCh38.p14 Primary Assembly.
CGCGGTGCAGGGTAACATGGCGGATGCGGAAGGTAAGGGCTGCAGGCTTCCGGGCCGTGCTAACTCCGGGCGACTCGGGGAacgggggtggggggatggtatCGGGGCCCGCGCACGCCTCCCTCTGGTTCCCGCCGGCGTGTCGGCCTCTTCACCGCCCGGCCTTAAGCCGGCCTTGTCTCTCGGCCCTGGCTCCGTGGCAAGGGCGCGAGAGTGGGAGCCCCTCGCGGTGACTTGGCATGATGGGGCTCGGCCCTCTCACCTCCCTGGGGTCCGGGTCGCCGTCGAAAGACATCTGCCGTGCTGCCCACCCCGCGGTGGCGTGGGACGTGGCAGTGTCTGTGCTGCTGCCAGCCCGGACGCCGCCGTTACAGCTCCATGCGACTAGGGGAGCAAGGGTAGTGGAAACGGGCCGAGAAGAAAAGGAGCGGAGGGACCCCGGAGCAGGGATAGAGCTCCGAGTTGCAAGAAAGTTCTAGAGGCCACAAGCCCGCGGGGACAGTCGAGTGGTCGCTTATGGAACTTTCCGGCCCCCTGCGTGAGCGCTTCTGTGGGATGTTTAAGCTCTGCCATAGCCACGTGGTGAACCGGAAGGGAAGCCGACACGTGCAGTAGCCTACAGTCAGTTACCCAGCCATGGGACCCATACATTTGGCCTTACACACCTTGTTTTCTCGCTTACCTACGGATATACGTTCTAAGAAATGGGTCGTTAggcgatttcatcattgtgtgaacatcagagggctcttacacaaacctaggtggcataggctactacacacctaggctgtatatGGTGTAGCGTATGGCTCCTAGGCTTCAAACCTGGACAGCATGGTATTGTGCGGAATGCTGTAGGCAGTTGGGACACAGCGTCGAGAGTTTGTGTACTTAAACATGTCTAAGCAGAAAAAGGACAGTAAAAATATAgcacagggccgggcgcggtggctcaggcctgtgatcccagcccaggctggcggatcacctgcggtcaggagttcaagaccagcctggccaacatggtgaaaccccgtctctactaaaaatacaaaaaatttaggtgggcgtggtggtatacgcctgtaatcccagctactcgggaggctgaggcaggagaattgcttgaacctggagaaggaggttgcagtgagccgagtttctgccactgcactccagcctggggaaagagtgtgaccgtctcaaaaaaaaaaaattatatatatatataaatatgtgtgtgtatatatgtatattatatatgtatgtattatatgtatgtatattatatatatatagtacacaaGGTTATAAGTGGTGCACCCGTAGAggagggcacttaccatgaatggagcttgctgAGCTGGAAGTTGCCCTGGTTGAGTCGGTGACTGAATGTGAAGGCCTCAGACATTACACTACTGGAGACTTTATAATCTGTACAcctaggctacactaaatttataaaaatatatttttcttcagaataaatcaaccttagcttactgtaactttataaactttttacttCGACTGTTgtaataatacttagcttaaaacaaacacattatTTAGCTGTAcgtaaatattttctctgcttaTCTCCTTATTtataagttttctattttaaaattttttaatttttttcttaaaaaatttttttttgttaactaagacacaaacacagcACACACAGTAGCCTTgacctacacagggtcaggatcatcaagacATCACTAggagataggaatttttcagctctgttataatcttatgggggCCACCATCACATACGCAGTCTGTACTTGCAAAACATTatgtggcatgtgactgtaattGTAGACCTAAAATCCATTTCCTACCTGCCCTAATTTCGGTCTTTATTTTAAACCcttgtttcatttattcttgGGGAAAATTCCCAAAtcctgtgtttgtttttttagtaattattttgCCAAAGAAACATAAGAAGAAAAAGGAGCGGAAGTCATTGCCAGAAGAAGATGTAGCCGTGAGTAGTAATGTGTTTGACTTCACTTTGACTAAAAAGAAAGTTTACTTAAATAACAAACTAAAGGAAAGAAGTGTTTTTAAAGGTTTCCAAGGAATGGGCCAGCATTGGTAGTCATTGTGTAGATTCGAAAAAGCACTGAAATGACACAGCCCCAGACAGTCCAAGTGTCCTTCAGGCATAGCTTACTAAATGGTGCTGGCCTTACCAACTGCTGTCTCTGAATTTGTCTTCCTTATGCCACCCACAGACCCGCCATCCCCctttctctttaaatgtttggacCCATCTTAGTGACATTTCACTTCCCCTCTGTACTCCTGgttcatttcttctctctctttcccttggaGGTCCCAGTGAAAAGGCATAGGAAGCcttgttttctgtttaaaagGCATACATTTCCATGGCAGTAATGGAATTGTTCAAAATCGGGTGGGAAGTTTAATAGGTTATATTTCTGTCCTGTCGAAGGAAATACAACACGCTGAAGAATTTCTTATCAAACCTGAATCCAAAGTTGCTAAGTTGGACACGTCTCAGTGGCCCCTTTTGCTAAAGGTATGTGGTTAAAATCGTGCATCAGATGAATGCCTGCTTTTACGTTATTTCCAAGTGTTAAACAATTGATTGAGAATGCTTACTGCTGGCATCCTTGACTTTGGGAAGTGCCCACTGATACAGTTTAAAGCAGGATTCCTTAAGGTATCTGAAATGAGaaccaagtttttaaaaaattggcagtGCACTCAACACTGTTGTAGAACACATGTCCCCACAATGTTAAATTGCTGAGTTTGTCAACAGTTCTCAGTTTTTGTACTTAGTCCATCTTGCAGACCTATGCCAGTTTGTGGGCCACATAGTGGTACTGACTCTTTTTTTACATGTGCTCACGacatggtattttgttttgtgttgtgtcGTTGCTTTGTAGAATTTTGATAAGCTGAATGTAAGGACAACACACTATACACCTCTTGCATGTGGTTCAAATCCTCTGAAGAGAGAGATTGGGGACTATATCAGGTAAGTGTTGGGAGGAGGCACTGTGCAAACttactttcttttgaaaatgcttTCACATCAGCTATTCAGGAAGGCAGTGGCATGCCAGAATAGCTTTGTCTTGAATATATAACCTGTACCCGcagtgaattatttttctttttaacttttcagaTTTGTTGTTTCACTGGAGCATTAAGAGTGGgtgatacattaattttttttttttccattccaggACAGGTTTCATTAATCTTGACAAGCCCTCTAACCCCTCTTCCCATGAGGTGGTAGCCTGGATTCGACGGATACTTCGGGTGGAGAAGACAGGGCACAGTGGTACGCTGGATCCCAAGGTGACTGGTTGTTTAATCGTGTGCATAGAACGAGCCACTCGCTTGGTGAAGTCACAACAGAGTGCAGGTatgtgggagagggagggaaggactgGCTAGAGTGAAAAGCTTTCTGTATTTCCCTTCTATGTTTTGTCTGCTGGAAACTATttcttcattaagaaaaaaaaaaatcctaaagcaAGGATATTGTTTTGGTTTCTGTGTACGTTCTGTCCCCTGCCAGATCTTGGTGGTCCGCGCTTTTTGGAATTCCACATACTAAGCATGTATTCATCAAGCTGACTGGATCCATTTGTCCGGGTTCAGCTCTCAGCTTGTCACTCCAGGCTTCTCACTCTGTGCTACCGCTTCTGCCTAAAGTATCCTTCGTTCATTTTTATCTGAGAAAAGCCTGCTTATCTTGCAAGGCTTTTTCCACGCAGCTTCTACACTGAGTACTCCCAACTGTCCCTGTTAGTACATTGAATTCCCAGTGAGAAAGTGTCTTCATTCTTTCCCACATCATCACCATGAAATCTCTCTTAATGCAAATTTTATAGAAACACAAGGTCAAACTGCCGCTTTTCCTGCTGTGCAAAATGGGAGTGACTGAGCATATAAGaaatatggaaaacagaaaactcaGTGGCCACACCTGACTACTCTTTTGTCATTTTTCAGGCAAAGAGTATGTGGGGATTGTCCGGCTGCACAATGCTATTGAAGGGGGGACCCAGCTTTCTAGGGTAAGTCTGCAATTGTAGGGAGGACACCCTTTGTTGACTTGGATCTCTGAGCCCCTAAACATCTGGAGATGGGTTAGCTGTCCTGACTGACTCCTTTTGTCCCCTTTTCAGTCGGCTGCTGCAGCCAGCCTGGACCAGTGACTGCACATGTACATTCTGATGAggtgtttgttttcatttgtgtttgttCTTAGGCCCTAGAAACTCTGACAGGTGCCTTATTCCAGCGACCCCCACTTATTGCTGCAGTAAAGAGGCAGCTCCGAGTGAGGACCATCTACGAGAGCAAAATGATTGAATACGATCCTGAAAGAAGATTAGGTGAGTCATTAGGCCTGTGAGTGGGTATGAACACATTCTTCAGGATTCTGTTCTCTTATTAAAAGTAGATGCCCTTGAAGTTGAAGACTTTCTAAAACCTGCCCTACAGCTGGGATATTGTCTGTGGGCGATAgtttttgttatcttttgttgAAAAAGTGAACAGTGCCTAGTAAAGTGAGATGGCTTTTACACCTTTTATGATGACTGCTTCTGCTGGAGTTGAAATGTTTTCATTCTGCATTTGTGTAGTTCGGTGCTTTGTTCAAAGGTAAGTGTTTTCACCAAAGTATGTTTTgcatgtgttttttatttgttgcaaTTTTGACTGCTTAGAAGTTTCTGTTGTCAGAAGTAAATTTAAGACAATGCCAATTTTCCTCCCATCCATGAAACATACCATGCTGAATATACCTGCAACTTAAGTGTTAAAAATTCTGCTAATATCAGAattacagatctttttttttttttttttttttttttgagacggagtctcgctctgtcgcccaggctggagtgcggtggcatgatctcggctcactgcaaactctgtctcccgggttcacaccattttcctgcctcagcctcccaagtagctgggactataggcgcccgccatcatgcccggctaattttttgtacatttagtagagacggggtttcaccatgttagccaggatggtcttgatctcctgacgtcgtgatccacccgcctctgcctcccaaagtgctggaattacaggcgtgagccaccgtgcctggccagaattacAGATCTTTACAGCAAATGCTTATATTTTAAGAAGTGTGTCTGTCACCTCTAGTCTTGGTGGCTCAGATGAAGGATAACTGCATTTCTCAACCAGTGATGTATTTACAGTAGGTGCtgcttttcttttgtgtgtgtgtatcttaggAATCTTTTGGGTGAGTTGTGAGGCTGGCACCTACATTCGGACATTATGTGTGCACCTTGGTTTGTTATTGGGAGTTGGTGGTCAGATGCAGGAGCTTCGGAGGGTTCGTTCTGGAGTCATGAGTGAAAAGGTATGTGTTACGGGGCTAGAAGTTTTAGAGCTGGTTCTTACCATCTGCCAGCCTTTGATGGCACTCCACTTGCTTCATGTCGTGGGAAAGatgctttccaaagtgttgagtTCAGTCCAGGGCAGCTTCCCTGTTCTGTTAATTAAACTTTGGGACATTAAAATGGGCTAAGGGAGATGATTGGGTAGAAAGTATTATTCTATTCATTTGCCTCCCAGCCTACAAAAATGCCTGCTTGGGGTCTAATACTTCAACGGTTAAAGATGCCTGGAagagggcgcggtggctcacgcctgtaatcccagcactttgggaggccgaggcgggtggatcatgaggtcaggagatcgagaccatcctggctaacaaggtgaaaccccgtctctactaaaaatacaaaaaaaattagccgggcgcggtggcgggcgcctgtagtcccagctactcgggaggctgaggcaggagaatggcgtgaacccgggaagcggagcttgcagtgagccgagattgcgccactgcagtccgcagtcccacctgggcgacagagcgagactccgtctcaaaaaaaaaaaaaaaaaaaaaaaaaagatgcctggAAGAGCCAGGACTGAAGAGGCTGAAGACATAATGAGCTTGGACTAGTAAACAAGTGACATTCAGTTTTAGGAAGTTTGGGGTCTGATGGGCTGAGATACAAATAAACTGAATTATTTTCATACATGGCTGCTTTTCAGGACCACATGGTGACAATGCATGATGTGCTTGATGCTCAGTGGCTGTATGATAACCACAAGGATGAGAGTTACCTGCGGCGAGTTGTTTACCCTTTGGAAAAGCTGTTGACATCTCATAAACGGCTGGTTATGAAAGACAGTGCAGTAAGTTCCGGGTTAGGAGTTTATATTTGGAAAGAACGTACTCCAAAGATGAGGCTtgctctttttattgttttccttgggttttattttatttttttcaagtccAAACCAAGTATATTAATTTAAAGTAAAAGTTTAATGGTAGGCATACTTAAAAATAAGGcacattaggccaggcacagtggctgatgcctataatcctagcactttggcaggctgaggcaagaggatcacttgagtccaggaaggagtttgagaccagcttgagcccaggagatcaaggctgtgaGCTGTGTTTTTATGATGATCAGAGAGTTGGccttttataaattaaaacattgtCTTTTTCTCTAACTTGAGGGATAAAAATTTCtggatatttaaaatgtttgtagttggtaattatttatattcaaatCTTGTATAGATGTTCAcattttttgtatgtgtatagGCTGTAATAAATACTGAAAGATGGCACCATAATAGTTGAAAAAACTCAGTCACAAAACAGTGGACAACATAAATGTGATGTCCTCTCCTTATCAAACCATTGGCTTCTGGGTGAATGTAAAGGGAGGGGAGAATGTGATCAAAAGAGGTCTAGGTGAGTGGAGATGGTATGAGGCAGATGGGTGCATTGGGTACCATTGAACCTCTGGAGAGGTAGCCTTAACTTGTACCCACTGACCTATAAATTCTGCACCAAGACTTTTGTGTGATTGGTTCAACAGGGCTCAGTAATCTTGTTTTCAAGTTCTTTAAGAGCCTGTTATTGCCTGGATCTCCAGTAAATCTGTTCTTTCTCCTCATAAGGAGGAGAGAGGAGTAATTAAGGAATGCCAAGgctatttttatgtttcaaatgaaaatatggaccacgtgcggtggctcacacccataatcccagcactttgggaggccgggccaggcaaattgcttgagctcaggagtttgagaccagcctgggcaatatggtgaaaccctgtctctattaaaaatacaaaaattagctgggcgtggtggcacgtgcctgtaatcccagctccttgggaggctgagaatcacttgaacttgggagatggaggttgcagtgagccgagaatgtgccactgcactccaccctggacaacagagggaggttctgcctgaaaattaaaaaaaaaaaaaaaaaaaaaagaaaatacttgtgaGTCTCTAGAACCTGAAAACCTGAAAGTCTTCTTTACTACTTTTGAGTCGTGTGTAATGTGCGGAGAGTGGTACCTATAGCACAGTGAGGTGGCTCTTCTGAGTACCACTCATGCCCCTTGCAGCTAGTGGGCTATAAGTGTCATCCCTGTTTCCTGGTGTCAGGCCCCACTCCCTTGTTGTCCTCCTTTACTCTGGtgtgggagtggggtggagggCAGCAGCTGGGCCCCTTACACTTGGTGCCATCTCTGCAGGTAAATGCCATCTGCTATGGGGCCAAGATTATGCTTCCAGGTGTTCTTCGATATGAGGACGGCATTGAGGTCAATCAGGAGATTGTGGTTATCACCACCAAAGGAGAAGCAATCTGCATGGGTAAGAGgggatgtttattttttaaattctaaatgtttGTGGTTACAtactaggtgtatatatttatggggttcatgagatgttttgatacaggcatgcaatacataataatcacatcatggagaatggggcatccatcttaagcatttatcctttgtgttacaaacaatcctatTTTACTGTTAGTTATTTATCaccttagttattttaaaatatacacttaagttattattgattatagtcacccCGTTGTGCTATTAAATAGTCTCACTCTTCTTGttcattcttttggttttttggtggtggtgttttttttttttttttttttttgagacagtcttgctcttttcacccagactgcagtgcagagacgtgacctcggctcactgcaacttctgcttcccaggttcaagcgattctcgtgcctcagccttccgagtagctaggattacaggtgcacaccatgacacctggctaattttttgtatttttagtagagacagggttttgtcatgttggtcaggctggtctcgaacttctgacctcaggtgatctgccctcccaaagtgctgggattacaggtgtgagccaccatgccgggcctgattttttttttttttgtacccattaaccatccctacctccCTGCCAGCCCCCCACTAccctcccagtctctggtaaccattcttttACTCTTCtctgtccatgagttcaattgtttcgattcttagctcccacaaataagtgagaacatgcaatgtttgtctttctgtgactggccgATTACACTTAATATAACgatcttcagttccatccatgttgttggaaatgacaggatctcattcttttttaaggctgaatagtaatccatcgtgtatatgtaccacattttctttatccatttatctgtcgaTGGGCACTtcggttgcttccaaatcttggctactgtgatcTCTTTGATaacactgatttcctttatttggggtatatacccagcagtgggattgctggatcctatggtagctCAATTTAGTTTTtcgaggaa
It encodes:
- the DKC1 gene encoding H/ACA ribonucleoprotein complex subunit DKC1 isoform 2 (isoform 2 is encoded by transcript variant 2), yielding MADAEVIILPKKHKKKKERKSLPEEDVAEIQHAEEFLIKPESKVAKLDTSQWPLLLKNFDKLNVRTTHYTPLACGSNPLKREIGDYIRTGFINLDKPSNPSSHEVVAWIRRILRVEKTGHSGTLDPKVTGCLIVCIERATRLVKSQQSAGKEYVGIVRLHNAIEGGTQLSRALETLTGALFQRPPLIAAVKRQLRVRTIYESKMIEYDPERRLGIFWVSCEAGTYIRTLCVHLGLLLGVGGQMQELRRVRSGVMSEKDHMVTMHDVLDAQWLYDNHKDESYLRRVVYPLEKLLTSHKRLVMKDSAVNAICYGAKIMLPGVLRYEDGIEVNQEIVVITTKGEAICMAIALMTTAVISTCDHGIVAKIKRVIMERDTYPRKWGLGPKASQKKLMIKQGLLDKHGKPTDSTPATWKQDESAKKEVVAEVVKAPQVVAEAAKTAKRKRESESESDETPPAAPQLIKKEKKKSKKDKKAKAGLESGAEPGDGDSDTTKKKKKKKKAKEVELVSE
- the DKC1 gene encoding H/ACA ribonucleoprotein complex subunit DKC1 isoform 1 (isoform 1 is encoded by transcript variant 1), with the protein product MADAEVIILPKKHKKKKERKSLPEEDVAEIQHAEEFLIKPESKVAKLDTSQWPLLLKNFDKLNVRTTHYTPLACGSNPLKREIGDYIRTGFINLDKPSNPSSHEVVAWIRRILRVEKTGHSGTLDPKVTGCLIVCIERATRLVKSQQSAGKEYVGIVRLHNAIEGGTQLSRALETLTGALFQRPPLIAAVKRQLRVRTIYESKMIEYDPERRLGIFWVSCEAGTYIRTLCVHLGLLLGVGGQMQELRRVRSGVMSEKDHMVTMHDVLDAQWLYDNHKDESYLRRVVYPLEKLLTSHKRLVMKDSAVNAICYGAKIMLPGVLRYEDGIEVNQEIVVITTKGEAICMAIALMTTAVISTCDHGIVAKIKRVIMERDTYPRKWGLGPKASQKKLMIKQGLLDKHGKPTDSTPATWKQEYVDYSESAKKEVVAEVVKAPQVVAEAAKTAKRKRESESESDETPPAAPQLIKKEKKKSKKDKKAKAGLESGAEPGDGDSDTTKKKKKKKKAKEVELVSE
- the DKC1 gene encoding H/ACA ribonucleoprotein complex subunit DKC1 isoform 3 (isoform 3 is encoded by transcript variant 3) is translated as MADAEVIILPKKHKKKKERKSLPEEDVAEIQHAEEFLIKPESKVAKLDTSQWPLLLKNFDKLNVRTTHYTPLACGSNPLKREIGDYIRTGFINLDKPSNPSSHEVVAWIRRILRVEKTGHSGTLDPKVTGCLIVCIERATRLVKSQQSAGKEYVGIVRLHNAIEGGTQLSRALETLTGALFQRPPLIAAVKRQLRVRTIYESKMIEYDPERRLGIFWVSCEAGTYIRTLCVHLGLLLGVGGQMQELRRVRSGVMSEKDHMVTMHDVLDAQWLYDNHKDESYLRRVVYPLEKLLTSHKRLVMKDSAVNAICYGAKIMLPGVLRYEDGIEVNQEIVVITTKGEAICMAIALMTTAVISTCDHGIVAKIKRVIMERDTYPRKWGLGPKASQKKLMIKQGLLDKHGKPTDSTPATWKQEYVDYR